The following are from one region of the Cloacibacterium normanense genome:
- the tatC gene encoding twin-arginine translocase subunit TatC, with protein sequence MAEEKEMSFLGHVGELRAHLIRCIIAIIIGALIVGFNINWIMDHVFFAPTKNDFITFRVINHYSQEFFGHESFVLPDTFQVQQKKLLQQFDVMMSVSIFGGMVLALPYIIWELWRFISPALHPKERKNSSFVINFVWILFLIGALVGYYLILPLAINFGMLFTISDSITQLFDLSDYTTLFLQVVLGMGLVFLFPVVVYFLTTIGILTPVFLKTYRRHAIVVIMVVAAIVTPADVFSMLAAAFPLLVLYEFSVLMSIYVYKKIQKAEQKELAKRKS encoded by the coding sequence ATGGCAGAAGAAAAAGAAATGTCCTTTTTAGGGCACGTTGGTGAACTAAGAGCGCATCTTATTCGTTGTATTATCGCAATTATTATTGGAGCTCTAATTGTAGGTTTCAATATCAATTGGATAATGGATCATGTGTTTTTTGCACCTACCAAAAATGATTTTATTACTTTTAGAGTGATCAATCATTATTCTCAGGAATTTTTTGGCCACGAAAGTTTCGTTTTGCCAGATACATTTCAAGTTCAACAGAAAAAATTATTGCAACAATTTGATGTAATGATGTCTGTTTCTATTTTCGGAGGAATGGTTTTGGCACTTCCTTATATTATTTGGGAATTGTGGAGATTCATCAGTCCAGCACTTCATCCTAAAGAAAGAAAAAATTCTTCTTTTGTGATTAATTTTGTGTGGATTTTATTTCTAATAGGAGCTTTAGTTGGTTATTATCTTATCCTTCCATTAGCAATCAATTTTGGAATGTTGTTTACCATTTCAGATTCTATCACGCAATTATTTGACTTGTCAGATTACACTACTCTATTCCTGCAAGTGGTTTTAGGAATGGGATTGGTTTTCTTATTTCCAGTAGTCGTTTATTTTTTGACAACGATAGGAATTTTGACGCCTGTATTTTTAAAAACGTACAGAAGACACGCGATTGTAGTTATTATGGTAGTTGCCGCAATTGTAACTCCTGCAGATGTTTTCAGTATGTTGGCTGCAGCATTTCCGCTTTTAGTTTTGTATGAATTTAGTGTTTTGATGAGCATTTATGTTTACAAAAAAATTCAAAAAGCAGAACAAAAAGAATTGGCCAAAAGAAAGTCTTAA
- a CDS encoding KpsF/GutQ family sugar-phosphate isomerase produces MEKIDIISLAKNAIAVEVTELESLKNRIDEQFEKAVNIINNSTGKLIVVGIGKSAHVGNKIVATLNSTGTPSQFLHAAEAIHGDLGVIQKNDVVLCISNSGNSPEVVYLLPFLKDYSSAFIGMTGNLKSKLAEASDVVLDSSVKVEACPNKLAPTSSTTVQMAIGDALAVCLMELNNFKDQDFAKFHPGGSLGKNLTARVEQFVSEQRPLVEVNSSIKDVIFSISSSKHGITVVTDQEKIVGVITDGDLRRMLLKTENLTGILAKDLMSANPKTVDKNALAKEAMTVLKQNNIGQLIVTDNGNYFGIIDLHRLLDEGIN; encoded by the coding sequence TTGGAAAAAATAGACATTATTAGCCTCGCCAAAAACGCTATTGCAGTAGAAGTTACTGAGCTAGAATCGCTTAAAAATAGAATTGATGAACAGTTCGAAAAAGCGGTAAACATCATCAATAATTCTACAGGAAAACTGATTGTAGTAGGCATCGGTAAATCTGCACACGTAGGAAATAAAATTGTAGCAACTTTAAATTCTACAGGAACTCCTTCTCAGTTTTTACACGCTGCAGAAGCAATTCACGGAGATTTAGGCGTAATTCAGAAAAATGATGTGGTGCTTTGCATCTCTAACTCTGGAAATTCGCCAGAAGTAGTGTATTTATTGCCATTTTTAAAAGATTATTCTTCGGCATTCATCGGGATGACAGGAAATTTAAAATCTAAATTGGCAGAAGCTTCTGATGTGGTTTTAGATTCTTCGGTAAAAGTGGAAGCTTGCCCTAATAAATTAGCGCCCACAAGTTCTACTACGGTTCAAATGGCAATTGGTGATGCTTTAGCAGTTTGTTTAATGGAACTGAATAATTTCAAAGACCAAGATTTTGCAAAGTTTCACCCAGGTGGAAGTTTAGGAAAAAACTTAACGGCAAGAGTAGAACAATTCGTTTCTGAACAGAGACCTTTAGTTGAAGTAAATTCTAGTATAAAAGATGTAATTTTTTCAATTTCAAGTTCTAAGCATGGAATAACGGTGGTAACAGACCAAGAAAAAATAGTTGGTGTAATTACCGATGGAGATTTAAGAAGAATGCTTCTAAAAACTGAAAATCTTACCGGAATTTTAGCAAAAGATTTAATGTCTGCAAACCCAAAAACGGTTGACAAAAATGCACTTGCAAAAGAAGCGATGACTGTTTTGAAACAAAACAATATCGGTCAATTGATTGTAACTGATAATGGAAATTATTTCGGAATTATCGATTTACATAGATTGTTAGATGAAGGGATTAATTAG
- a CDS encoding MATE family efflux transporter translates to MKFLNKQFTQETLKLALPVMLTQVGQVSVNLFDNIIVGKLLGAKALAAVSLGNAMFFSIFIFGLGFSLAIPPLVSEAHSQHDHNRINSIFRHGFVVNIILAFVLMLLIFGIIPLMPYLNQPKEILPDTITFLSIVTLSIIPFMIFQTMREVSEGLSFTIGVTKATIFANVINVILNYVFIEHFKMGVAGSAWATFIARVAMMVFLYYVLIKEEKTRRYIKDFSLKIKDFTKEMFEKLIRLGFPTALQLFFEVTAFAGAAFICGLISAKDIAAHQIALSMASFTFNLCVGFSVASTVMIGRKLGEKDFINLEKVGFNNLKIAFIFMLMCGLVFILGKDVLPTFFTKKEDIAVVELASQLMIIAALFQLSDGIQVTALGCLRGIQDVKIPSILTFIAYWVITIPLGYYLTVPMKMGAFGMWIALGIGLTISAVLLVIRFRNLSEKRIKAQSN, encoded by the coding sequence ATGAAATTTCTCAATAAACAATTTACGCAAGAAACCTTAAAACTTGCGCTCCCAGTAATGCTTACACAAGTAGGGCAAGTTTCTGTAAACTTGTTTGATAATATTATTGTAGGGAAACTTCTTGGCGCAAAAGCATTGGCAGCAGTTTCTCTTGGAAACGCTATGTTTTTCTCTATTTTTATCTTTGGATTAGGTTTTTCATTGGCGATTCCACCATTAGTTTCCGAAGCACATTCTCAACATGATCACAACAGAATTAACAGCATTTTCCGACATGGATTTGTGGTAAATATCATTTTGGCTTTTGTTTTAATGCTTTTGATTTTTGGAATCATTCCACTTATGCCTTATTTGAATCAGCCAAAAGAAATTTTACCCGATACCATTACCTTTCTTTCCATCGTAACCTTAAGTATCATTCCATTTATGATTTTTCAAACGATGAGAGAAGTTTCAGAAGGACTTTCTTTTACAATTGGAGTAACCAAAGCCACGATTTTCGCGAATGTTATTAATGTTATCCTCAATTATGTTTTTATAGAACATTTTAAAATGGGAGTTGCTGGTTCAGCTTGGGCTACTTTTATTGCAAGAGTTGCCATGATGGTTTTCTTGTATTATGTTTTGATTAAAGAAGAAAAAACGAGAAGATACATCAAAGATTTTTCTCTGAAAATAAAGGATTTCACCAAAGAAATGTTCGAAAAACTAATCAGATTAGGCTTTCCTACTGCATTGCAATTGTTTTTTGAAGTAACGGCTTTTGCTGGTGCCGCTTTTATCTGCGGATTGATTTCTGCCAAAGACATTGCTGCACATCAAATTGCGCTATCTATGGCGAGTTTCACATTTAATCTTTGTGTAGGATTCAGTGTAGCTTCTACGGTAATGATTGGAAGAAAATTAGGCGAAAAAGACTTTATAAATCTAGAAAAAGTCGGTTTTAACAACTTAAAAATCGCTTTTATCTTTATGTTAATGTGCGGATTGGTTTTTATTCTTGGAAAAGATGTTTTACCAACATTTTTCACTAAAAAAGAAGACATTGCTGTAGTAGAATTGGCGTCTCAATTGATGATTATTGCTGCATTATTTCAATTATCAGACGGAATTCAGGTGACTGCACTTGGTTGTCTTAGAGGAATACAAGACGTGAAAATCCCTTCAATTCTTACCTTTATCGCTTATTGGGTCATCACCATTCCATTAGGTTATTATCTTACGGTTCCTATGAAGATGGGCGCTTTCGGAATGTGGATAGCTCTGGGAATTGGACTTACCATTTCTGCGGTGCTTTTGGTGATAAGATTTAGAAATCTTTCTGAGAAAAGAATTAAAGCTCAGTCCAACTAA